The Salvelinus alpinus chromosome 10, SLU_Salpinus.1, whole genome shotgun sequence genome includes the window CACTGAACACCCTAAAAGACTCTTTCATACCACACAGCAGTCTACTCATTCAGAAGTTTAACACTTCGTAATGCTTTCTTTAATATGCAGTACAACGCTTGCTACTGGAGCCCTGAGCTGTCTAGCATTGGTGATTATGTGGTCCTAGTTTGCAATATATTAagaattagatatttctgtctcacacacacctggtgaaTGAGAACTGGTCCACACAGAGGTTCCTAAAACACTGATTTGAATCCTCATGATAGTGTTATTACTGCCAGTTAGGACTATATGTTAATAACACCAAGACAACCCAAGTTACatattgttttattatttaaataggcaagtcagctaagaacaaattcttatttacaatgacggcctacccctgccaaacccaAACCtagacgacgcttggccaattgtgcgccgccatatgggactcccaatcatggacagttatgatacagcctggaatcgaaccaggatctgtagtgacgcctttagcactaagatgcagtgccttaggccactgggccactcgggagccccaagttCCATGTAACTAACTAGGCCGAGGTTACATGGTTATCTTCCTGTACATTTGAATGAATCGTGTGTGAACCAACAGGGCCCTCTGGAGATCACTGACATTATGCCAGAGCAGACGGTACCAGAAATGGAATGATGACACAGTGCTCCAATGCACTTCTGTACCTGGCTCAGCAGACCACAAATGTGTAACCACGCCTGAAGTAAATGTGTAACCATGCCTGAAGTAACTGTGTAACCACACCTGTAGTAACTGTGTAACCACACCTGAAGTAAACCACATTATAGTAGTTCAATAGTGTTCCGACTGCTTCTTATCACAAGCACAGTAAATGACAGATCAGAAACTTTCACTGTCTTTTATCCTTTATTGTTTTTCCTTTGTTAGATCCACATGGCAGAGAAAACAGCTGCGATAGCATCGACATAAGTGGGATGATCACTTGGGACACACGTCAACATAATCGCCTCAGGGCAGTCTTAGGCAATAGCGAGGCCCTATGCTGTGTCTATATATCAACATTACTTCCTCCTACTGACTCAAATGTGATTCTCCTATGGCCATTATATCAGAGGAGTGAGTAGGTTTCTCTATGGCTAGTACTGGGAGCTGGTGTGGGGGGCTAGGCTATAGTTCCACTATAAATACTAGTAAcgtatataatacagtataggTTAAAAAAACAAACCAGTATATAGTTGACTCCTGATAATAAGTGCACTTAAGTGGTAAAACAATCTTGAGGTCGCAATTCAATGACAATCTTTGTAATTGTTCCTGATGACTGCGCGTTCCCAAGCCGTGTCAATCATTCATCGGGACAGGAGTTGACAGTGAttgagtcagacagagagagagagagagagagagacactcaccATTCCTGGTGGATGAACTTGATGCTGCCAGTGCAGACACAGGGGTGGTACAACGGTTTGTCTGGGGTCCCCTCTGAACGACACACGCGACATATATCCCCTACACAGAGAATATGTTTGTCCattggttcagagagacagacaagacgACACACACACCGCCTACACATAGGAAGTACAGCCTTCTGTAGTAGCAATCAATTTGAAGCTACCTAATGGATTGTTCCAGTGCTTAATCAAACAATATTGTAGTTAGCCTCACACTGACAAGATACATGGCAACATCAGCAATGAGCGCAGACATCAGCTAATAAATAGCTAGCTTGCTATGGGGTTAGCTACGTTTCATTGATTACCTTGCTACTGTAGTTAGCTACATAACGTTAGCTCCAGTTAGCTTAACGAACTAACATGCCAGTGCTAGCAGCCGCATCAATATCTGTACTGGGGAAATGTGCTCGATTATATAACTAACTAGCAccggtctagctagctagctacttgtagCCCATCGATGATCGATTGCTTCTAGCCAGGCCCTAACTGGTGTCACTGTGTGGGTGTCAGTGGACGAAAAATGTGCTAAAAACTTACGTTGGAAAGATAACGTTAGTTAAGAGACCACCTTTGCCTTGGAGACTGCGTACAGAGTAACTAACTAGTTTCACTAAGCTAACTTAGTTAGCCAACGTTAGTGGACTGTAAAATTACATTTACCTTCGTCTGCAATGTCCATCTTCATAGATGAGGCTCTGCCCCTCTTTTGGAGTTATACAGTAACGTTAGTTTGCTATCGCACACCCATCCACAACGTGAATGGCACTGTTATTAGCCGATTTGGATCAGACTATCCTTGAAGTCAGATACATTGACTATCGTAAAATGGTGTCCACTTTGAACACCAGAATCCCTCCTGTTTCGTGACACGCTCGGACTATGTATGTTGGACCGGTAGCGATTGTCAAACCGAGATCGCTAGCAGACCTCTTCCTTGCAAATTCAACACGATGGAGGCGACGAATAAGAAATTGACCCGACACAAGTGACACCTTGCGACAGTGTGCGCCGTTTTCCGTCAGCGGTCACAGCATCCGGAATCTGCGTCACATGGTACCATTTTGTGGTTTCTGGCCCGTGTAGATAGTGACATCCTGCGGTATTTAGCCGGTACTACATCATACCGATATATCTGTGACTGAATCCCATTTCTTTAAATTGATGTCTGATCCACCGCTTTACCCCGTTATGTTATTTACAATTAATCTCGGAATGTAATTGGAAACTGCACGCAGCTGACTTTACAACAAATGCTCACATTACCAAAGCCAGGTCAAGTATTGTTAATATCTTTAACGCAAATGGCATCAGTGGTGCTGTGGCTTAGTTGGTTAAAGCGCCTGTCTAGTAAACAGGAGATCCTGAGTTCGAATCTCAGCAGTGCCTTTTTGAGACGGTAGGTTTGTACAGTTCGAAATTGTCCCAGTTAAAATTCGACTAAAGCGAATAGAATGATTGTTACACGTTTACATTTTCTACACTCAAAAAGCAGATTATAAAATGATCCATTTTGGTGGGTTTGGACTTCGGACTGGGAACGGCGCTCACGCTATTGAAGAGGGCGTTCCTTGCAGTCAGCCATTCCATAATTCTTTTCACTTTTCCACTGCGGAAGAAAACTTAACTCTAACGAGAAGggggaaatatattttttttttagagtcagtgtgcaggttagttgaggtgtacaggttagttgaggtactttctacatgtaggtaggggtgaagtgactatgcatagataataaaccgcgagtagcagcagtctacaaaacaaatggaggggtggtcaatgtaaatagtccggtggccatttgattagttgttcagcttTCCTATGGCTTGGAGGTGGAAGCTGTtaattaaggagccttttggttctagacttggcgctccggtaccgcttgccgtgcggtagcagagaaaacagtctatgacttgggtgactggagtctgacgaTTTTATGGGCTTTCCATTGTATGTGGAAATAACTGAGACTTGTAGGCTATAATGTTGCCCTCTAGAGCAGAGTCAGCATGACGCACTCCGTAATGAGTGGGAACACTTTAATTACCCACTTATGTCAAAGGATTCCGTATCCCTGTATCGATTAATAAAATCCATGTGTTTCAGTGTACCAGTATGCGTGTCTCTATACATGTTTGTATGGTTATGTGTGCGATTCTCAATGTTATCTCTTTCCAGATGGCCAATGAGGCGAAGCCGTGTCCATGTGACATGGGATACATGATGGAGTATGGAGGTGTTGGCCAGGAGGTCCAGATAGAACACATCAAGGCCTACCTGGTCAAGCCTCCCTCTGATTCAGACAAGGCTGTCATCATCATCCAGGACATCTATGGCTGGAAGCTACCCAACACCAGATACATGGCTGACATGCTGGCCTCCAATGGATACATGTACGTAACAATGCATACTTAACAATGTTGTTACTTACCATGTACTGTAATTCGCCAGTAAATGCCAGGTATAAGTATTACCAGTATTGTCATGCTGGCTGTCTATCTCCCCCCAGTGCAGTGTGCCCTGACTTCTACGTTGGAAAGGAGCCATGGAGTCCATCACATGATTGGTCTACCTTTCAGCAGTGGCTGGAGGACAAGAAGCCCACCAATATCAACAAGTAATGCAAACATTCCCATTGGCCAGAGAGTAGTCTCAGAAAGCCAGACTCCACTCCATTGGCCAAAGAGTAGTCTCAGAGAGCCAGACTCCACTCCATTATGCCAGAGAGTTGTCGCAGAAAGCCAGACTCCACTCCATTGGCCAGAAAGTAGTCTCAGAGAGCAAGTCGTCACTCCATAATCTCACATCTGTATACAGTATTCATCTCTATCAGCACACATCCACTGTTGGCCAGCAGAGGGTACCATCACAAAGCCAGACTCGTTAGTCTTATATTCTGTCAATAGAATATAACTTTATTAGAAAATAACTTTATCCCTCTGTTAActtacaactgaaatgtgtctgccCTGTGCTCCCCTAGTAACCCaaccccttcctcccctctccccctgctgtctgtctgtccgtccaggGAGGTGGACGCAGTACTGAGGTTTCTGAAGAGCCAGTGTGGGGCACAGCGTATTGGGGCAGTGGGCTTCTGCTGGGGGGGGGTGGCCACCCACTACCTGGCTCTGCAGTACCCTGAGGTCAGGGCAGGGGTATCTGTCTATGGTAAGGGTAGGGGTCAGAGGCCTGTCCAATCAGAATACAGTAATAACCATGAGGTAGAGTGTCTACCAACGGTCGCAATCTAGGCTGATTACATTGAAGATGCTTGCGGGATCTCGTAAGGTctagctaaccacatcatatggtCCCGTGTAGCTGGGTTGgcagagcatggcgcttgtaCCGCAGTGCGAAAaaggtatgaaaatgtatgcactactcactactgtaagtcactctggataagagtatctgctaaaggacaaaaatgtttaaaaaaatatgatttAGCAGCCTGATTCCCGACTGCACATTCGATAATATGAaacacaaccattggttgatgcagtGCAACAGCTGCAATGCAGTCGGTCTGGaacacaaccattggttgatgcagtGCAACAGCTGCAATGCAGTCGGTCTGgaacgcaaccattggttgatgcagtGCAGCAGCTGCAATGCAGTCGGTCTGGAACGCAACCATTGTGCTTGCCTAGTAATGCTAATGCTATTCTGTTTGGATGTGACTGCATGTCTGCAGGAatcatcagagagagggaggacaggtatGAACTGAAGAGCCCAACACTGTTTATCTTCGGAGAGAAGGATGATGTCATCCCACTGGACCAGGTCTGGTATTATTACAGTACTACATTGTTAAAGAAAAAAAGTCAATGTAGATCATAAATATATTGAAAACTATATTGAGCACCATTTATTGCAAACCAGAGTGATCTCTTGAGTGAAATGAACCGTCATCATCAGCATCTCTGTCAGTTACTGGCCTTATACCACAATTTAGTGTCATCCAATCAAATGCTTTGAGTTGTGTTTCAACCATCCTATCACCATTTCATTCATTCCCTGTTGTTTCCTTCCAGGTGAGTGTCCTGGAGAAGAACCTGCAGGAGAAGTGTACAGGTGTAGACTACCATGTGAAGGTCTTCCCAGGTCAGACTCATGGCTTTGTTCACCGGAAGAGAGAGGACatcaacaccacagaccagcCCTGCATCCAGGAGGCCAGGACAGACATGCTCAACTGGTTACAGAAATACATGTAGAATATCTACAGTGCAGTTGTCTATCATCTGCCGTCCATGGTAGAGTGAACGGAAAGGAGAAAAACACAAATCCAATTTCACTACACCACTAACCTTATTAAAAAGTAATAGCTTATAGAATTGATCATCAGCTCTGAGGTCATTTCCACACATGTCCTTTATGAATAGCAGCCTATCTGGTGATTATCATGTCCTTGATTTATCATGATCACATTCAAGCTGACGgggtgttttaatgttttaatgtGGAATCTGCAGTTGCCATATTTGTAGTAGACCTTAGTTTTGTACCTTTTTCTTGCAGTACATTGTATACATCATATCTTCCTTGTATACATCATCTCTTCCTTGTATACATTCTGTACATTTTGCATACATTATCTGTTCATTTTGTGTATCCATTGTACACATTACCTCTTCATTGTATACATTATCAAACCAGGCATTACTTAACTGCAAAGTGTAATTGTCATTATAAAAATGCAAGTATATTTTATTTCTGATTTGATGTTTGTGTATAATATCATGTAATACCCAATGATATCAATAAAGATATTTTGCTTCATGTTAATGTATCATTGTAATCTCATGTGCACATCTTATCCTGGATTCAGACTCTCCAGCCACAGCTGTTGTATAGGTGTTTACTTTGGCTGACCACAAACAACACAGTCTGAGCAGGAAGGGAGAGACCTTCAACTAAGGCACAGGTTCACTTCTCCCACGGTCTGAGAGAACATCAGATAGTAACCTGCTATGACAATCTTTGGCACTTGatgtttttcattttttctgtcagaaacatgttcaatttccATCtaattagggctgaccccatttagtcgactggatGATTGTTTGGTCGGTAGGCTGTTGGTTGACCGCTAATTTTTTAGTAGGGCAgttgcaaaaaaacaaacaaaataatgaTGGCACGTCTTGATTGATGgcacaccagtagtacatttaccattaattcccataatttctaatctaccagtggaggctcctcagaggaggaaggggaggaccatcctgctcagtgaatttcattaaaattaaaattgtaaaacattaaagttatttttagatgaaactatactaaatataatcacatcaccaaacaattgattaaaacactattttgcaaaggtcta containing:
- the cmbl gene encoding carboxymethylenebutenolidase homolog → MANEAKPCPCDMGYMMEYGGVGQEVQIEHIKAYLVKPPSDSDKAVIIIQDIYGWKLPNTRYMADMLASNGYIAVCPDFYVGKEPWSPSHDWSTFQQWLEDKKPTNINKEVDAVLRFLKSQCGAQRIGAVGFCWGGVATHYLALQYPEVRAGVSVYGIIREREDRYELKSPTLFIFGEKDDVIPLDQVSVLEKNLQEKCTGVDYHVKVFPGQTHGFVHRKREDINTTDQPCIQEARTDMLNWLQKYM